The following coding sequences are from one Triticum aestivum cultivar Chinese Spring chromosome 5A, IWGSC CS RefSeq v2.1, whole genome shotgun sequence window:
- the LOC123102886 gene encoding long chain acyl-CoA synthetase 9, chloroplastic, with protein sequence MNPYFVGLLVPIAVSLLLQKRRKVENKRGVPVDVGGEPGYAIRNHRFERPVETHWEGVNTLAELFEHACKEYLYMPLLGTRKLISREIESSPDGRSFEKLHLGEYEWKCYAEAFESVCNFSSGLVNLGRQDNERVAIFAETQAEWQIALQACFRQNITVVTIYSSLGEEALCHSLNETEVTTVICGRKELKKLIDIGWQLDTVKRVIYINEEGISAEVSIAQNSTSWSVKSFEEVGKLGAEAPVDANMPLPSDVAVIMYTSGSTGLPKGVMMTHRNVLATLSAVMTIVPELGKKDIYMAYLPLAHILELAAETLMAAVGASIGYGSALTLTDTSSKIKKGTLGDASALRPTLMTAVPAILDRVRDGVRKKVDAKGGVAKKLFDIGYSRRLAAINGSWLGAWGVEKLLWDRLVFTKVRAILGGNIRFVLSGGAPLSGDTQRFINICLGAPIGQGYGLTETCAGGTFSEYDDTSVGRVGAPLPCSYIKLIDWAEGGYLTTDSPMPRGEIVIGGPNVTKGYFKNEAKTSEVYKDDERGLRWFYSGDIGRFHPDGCLEIIDRKKDIVKLQHGEYVSLGKVEAALAMSPYVENIMIHADPFHSYCVALVVAAQNELERWALQQGLAYTDFADLCQKQEAVVEVLESLTKAAKQARLEKFETPAKVKLIPDPWTPESGLVTAALKLKREVIRKTYEDDLAQLYA encoded by the exons ATGAATCCTTATTTTGTTGGCCTTCTTGTGCCCATTGCGGTCTCTCTTCTGCTCCAGAAAAGGAGAAAGGTTGAAAATAAGAGGGGTGTGCCAGTTGATGTTGGTGGAGAGCCTGGCTATGCGATCCGCAACCATCGGTTTGAACGCCCTGTTGAAACACACTGGGAAGGGGTCAACACACTTGCTGAGCTGTTTGAGCACGCTTGCAAAGAGTATCTCTACATGCCCCTCCTTGGCACAAGGAAGCTCATTTCAAGGGAAATAGAATCATCACCTGATGGGAGGTCCTTTGAGAAGCTTCATCTGGGGGAGTACGAGTGGAAATGTTACGCTGAGGCCTTCGAGAGTGTTTGCAACTTTTCTTCAGGATTGGTCAATTTAGGTCGCCAGGACAATGAGCGTGTTGCTATTTTTGCCGAGACACAGGCTGAGTGGCAGATTGCACTGCAG GCATGCTTCAGACAAAACATAACAGTTGTCACCATCTATTCCTCATTGGGGGAGGAAGCACTATGCCACTCACTAAATGAG ACTGAGGTCACTACTGTAATATGTGGCCGGAAGGAATTAAAGAAGTTGATTGATATAGGTTGGCAACTTGACACTGTCAAGCGTGTGATCTACATCAATGAGGAAGGCATCTCGGCTGAAGTTTCTATAGCTCAAAACAGCACTAGCTGGTCAGTTAAGTCATTTGAGGAAGTAGGTAAATTGGGAGCTGAAGCACCTGTTGATGCAAACATGCCTCTCCCATCTGATGTTGCGGTGATAATGTACACAAGTGGTAGCACTGGATTGCCCAAG GGAGTTATGATGACCCACCGCAATGTCCTAGCTACACTTTCAGCAGTTATGACCATTGTGCCTGAACTTGGCAAAAAGGATATATACATGGCCTACCTCCCACTGGCGCACATTCTTGAGTTGGCAGCTGAG ACACTTATGGCTGCTGTTGGGGCCTCCATTGGATATGGATCAGCTTTGACCCTGACTGATACATCAAGCAAAATAAAGAAGGGGACCCTAGGCGATGCTTCTGCACTGAGGCCGACACTGATGACTGCTGTACCTGCTATACTTGATCGTGTCCGTGATGGTGTGAGAAAAAAG GTGGATGCAAAGGGTGGTGTAGCGAAGAAATTATTTGACATTGGATATAGCCGCCGACTTGCTGCTATCAATGGAAGTTGGCTTGGTGCATGGGGAGTAGAGAAACTGTTGTGGGACAGGCTTGTCTTCACGAAGGTGCGTGCAATATTGGGAGGAAATATTCGCTTTGTACTCTCAGGTGGAGCACCTCTGTCCGGAGACACTCAGAGATTTATCAATATATGCCTTGG GGCTCCAATAGGCCAAGGGTATGGTCTGACTGAAACTTGTGCTGGAGGAACGTTTTCTGAGTATGATGATACATCTGTTGGCCGTGTTGGTGCTCCACTACCTTGTTCATATATTAAG TTGATTGACTGGGCTGAAGGGGGATACTTAACAACGGATTCACCAATGCCTCGGGGGGAGATAGTCATCGGAGGTCCCAATGTAACTAAAGGCTATTTCAAGAATGAAGCTAAAACAAGTGAAGTCTATAAG GATGATGAAAGAGGTCTACGATGGTTCTATTCTGGAGACATAGGGCGTTTCCATCCAGATGGCTGCCTTGAAATCATTGACCGCAAGAAAGATATCGTGAAGCTTCAACATGGTGAATACGTATCTCTTGGGAAG GTGGAAGCTGCGTTGGCTATGAGCCCATATGTTGAGAACATCATGATCCATGCCGATCCTTTTCACAGTTACTGTGTTGCACTTGTGGTAGCAGCACAGAATGAGCTTGAAAGATGGGCATTGCAGCAAGGACTTGCATACACCGATTTTGCTGATTTGTGCCAGAAGCAAGAGGCTGTTGTAGAAGTGCTTGAATCTTTAACAAAG